The DNA window GTAAACATAACCGGTAGAACAGAGCCTCCTACGGGGTTCGAACTTGCGACCTCCGCTTCAGAGCAACGGAAGGTAAACGGCTTACAAAAACGAATTAAAGCCCAGGTACGAAACGTCCGGGCGGGGGGCATTGGGTGCCGGGGGAACGGTCTCCACTGAGATCATCACTTCCGTCGAAACGGGCAGAAAATAACCGACAAGGTCATGCAGCAGCGAACGCGTTTTGGTATGGGGCAGAAAATCAGCGACACGGTCGTCGGGCACGGGGCCCACGACGAGGTGAATCTCGCGGCTGTCGTCAAAGCGGTCACCCAGCACTGTATCGATGCCCAGGCGACTGTTCGAGAGCGACGGCAGCCCGTCGACGCGGGTCGACTGATGTCGGTGCGAGCCGACCGTCAGCCGAACGGGAATGTCGAGGAAGAGTTGCAGAAACCGGCCAAACCAGTCGAGGTTACTGCGCAGTTGATGCAGCCACGGCAGAATCTGCAAAAAGATACCGGCCTGCGTCGGGGTCATGTCGTTCAGAATCGGCCAGTGTTCGGCAAACTGATCGATAACGGCGGTCGCGCCACTCAGGTGATCGACGGCATTGTCGTAGTGAACCGAGAGTGTGCGGAGGTAATTCAGCTCGGAATCGAAGGGCAGGAAAAACAACCGGGCCTGTCGCTCCTGATCCCGGTCGTGGCGGAGGTCATCGAGGATTTTGTCGGCATTGGCTGCGTTGGCGGGGTCTTTCGGGCTGAAAAACAGGTAGTGCGGCAGCATGTCGAACAGGCCTTCGCGGGGCGTGTCGATGCGGTTGTAAATAAAGGTCGAGCCTTCGAGCAGCCAGTCGCTGACGTCCTCGATGTCTTTGGAATACGCCCGGCTGTACAACCCGGTCGGGTTAATGACGATGCGCTCGGGCGTCACCTGCTGATCGGCCAGCGAAGCCGCCAGCACTTCGGCTTTGAAGTCAACATCGAGCAGATCAAGGAAATAAGGCGAGGAGACAGGCGCAGACTGATTCATGCAAACGAGGAAGGCATATTGCCACAACAAGGTAAGTAG is part of the Spirosoma rhododendri genome and encodes:
- a CDS encoding type VI secretion system baseplate subunit TssG produces the protein MNQSAPVSSPYFLDLLDVDFKAEVLAASLADQQVTPERIVINPTGLYSRAYSKDIEDVSDWLLEGSTFIYNRIDTPREGLFDMLPHYLFFSPKDPANAANADKILDDLRHDRDQERQARLFFLPFDSELNYLRTLSVHYDNAVDHLSGATAVIDQFAEHWPILNDMTPTQAGIFLQILPWLHQLRSNLDWFGRFLQLFLDIPVRLTVGSHRHQSTRVDGLPSLSNSRLGIDTVLGDRFDDSREIHLVVGPVPDDRVADFLPHTKTRSLLHDLVGYFLPVSTEVMISVETVPPAPNAPRPDVSYLGFNSFL